The Plantactinospora sp. KBS50 sequence GGCGCGCAGCCGGTCGATCACCGCGGGGTTGAGCACCCGGGGTTCGTGCCGTCCGAACGCGCCCTTCTCGTTCTCGCCCCGGGCGTGGTACGGCACGCCGCGCCGGGAGCCCGCGTACAGCCGCGGCTCCTGTCCGGAGGGCAGGTAGCGCAGCGCGCCGTCGGGCCGCTCGAACCGGCCGCCCCGGCCGGCGGTCAGCAGGTTGACGTAGTCGAAGAAGCAGAGGCCCAGGCCGCGCAGCAGGACCGGCTCGCCGGGGCGTACCCGCCGCAGGTCCGCGTCGGCGGGGTTGGTGGGCGCCAGGTAGCGCAGCCCGAACTCGCGGGCGAAGGTCCGCAGCGTGGACTCCTCGCCGGTGGGCGCGCTGGGCACGTGGCCCTGGGCCAGCACCACGGCGTCCACGTCGGCGATGGCGGTGCCGTCGTCCAGCAGCACCCGCTGGGTGCCCTCCGGACCGTCGTCGGACAGCTCGACCACCTGCCGGGCGTGGGCGCAGACCAGCACCCCCGGCGGGGCGTCGCGGACCACCCGGTCGAAGACCCAGCGCAGGTACTGGCCGTAGAAGGCCCGGGTGGGGTAGGTGTTCGGGCCGATCCCGCGCGCCTCCTCCCGGATCCAGCCGTCCACGCCGTCCACGCCGTCCGCCTGGCCGGCGGCGGCCACCCGGCGGGCCCAGGTCTCCAGGCTCGGTCCGGGCACCACCGGCCCCGACATCCGTACCGTCTCGTCGGTGAACATGGTGATCTGCGAGGCCACCGTGTTCATCAGCAGGTGCCGGCTCTGGTCGGTGCGCCAGACCTTGCCCGCGCCGGGCGGGTACGGGTCGATCAGGTGCACCATCACCGTCCGCTCACCGGCGTTGGCGCAGATGCGTTCGAGCACCGAGAGGCCGCGCGGTCCGGCGCCGACGATGCAGATCCGGATGGGGAAGTCGGTCATACCTTGTCCTTTCGCCGCTGCCCGACGCGGCCGGGGCGCCGATCGGGTCGTCGACCCGGTCGGCGTCCGCCCGGCGGCGGGAGCCGCGGTTCCAGCGGCGTCCGCAGAACGTCGCTGGTCGAGAACGGGTACAGCGGACACGGCCGCGCCGTTCGCGGGGAACGGCCAACCCCGGGCCTAGGGCCGGTGCGAGCACGGGCTAACCAAGGTCGTCGGCGGCGTCGGCCAGCAGCATCACGCCGAGCATCTTCGGCCGCCATTGGTAGTAGGACTGGAGCTTGTGGTCCTCGCCGGACGGCGAGGCCGTGATGGCGTAGACGAACCTGCGGTCCTCGGGGTCGTGCGGGGCGTTCTTTATGAAGTGCTCGATCGTCGGATCGAGGTCAACGGGAAGCGCGGTGGGGTCCGGGGTCATCACCGCGAAGCAGATCCGCTCGACCCGCGGCGAGTCCCAGCTCAACGTCACGTAGATGCCGAATGCCTGCTCGCCGAGGCGTACCAGCTGCTCGCTCGGGGCCGGCAGGTCCAGGTCGCGCAGCATCGAACGCATGCTGGCGGCCGTGAAGCACTCGGCCGGCGGCGTGCCGAAGTACACGTTCATGGTCCTGGCCCGATGGTCGATGCCGATCAGGCTGCCCTTGTCCTCCAGGCCGTACCGGGCGAAGAAGTCCAGGTTGCGGCCGAGGCTGGCCGGCATGGTGGGGATTGCAGCGAGCGTGGACAGGTGCTGCATGTCGTCCGCGGGAAAGAACGACCAGGTCTTCTTGAAGCCGCCCACCACGCCGAAGTCGATGCCGTAGCAGTCGATCGGGCAGTGTTCCCGCAGGTCCGACAGGAGCGCGTCGGACGGATGGCCGGTCCGGGCGAGCAGGCCGCGGGACACCGCCACGTCGTACGGGTCGACGTCCTTCGGGAGCATCATGAACCGGCAGTCGAGGTCGCCGGCGTTGCGGGTGCCGGTCGCCACCCGGAAGGCGATCACCGACTGCGCGAGGGACGTCCCGTACGCGGTCAGGATGGGCCACACGGTGTCGTGCGGGCAGGGCACGTCCAGCAGTTGGGCGGATTCCGCGATGGCCGAGTAGAGACCTGCCAGCTGCGCGGTCTCGGACATTCATCCTCCAAGGGTCGGATCGGGCGGCGGTGGGCGTCCGGGGCCGGTCGGGCGGCGGTGGGCGTCCGGGGCCGGTCGGGCGGCGGTGGGCGTCCGGGGCCGGCCCGGCTACCGGGCGATCACCAGCGTCGCCGGCGACGGGGTGGGCTCGAAGCTGACCTCCTCGAAGCCGGCCTTGGCCAGCCAGCCGCGGTAGTCGGCGCGCCGCCAGGTGCCGCCCTGCTTGCTCTTGAGCAGCATCTCGGCGCCGAACATCAGCGCGAACGGCGGCCCGCCGCGGTCGTCGTCGACGACGAAGTCGCAGATCACCAGGGTGCCGCCGGGCTTGAGCGCGCCGCGGATCTTCGCGAACATCGCGACGTTGTCCTCCGGCCCCTCCTGGTGGGCGATGTGCGAGTAGACCGCGATGTCGTACCGGGCGGTGCCGAACCCGGTGCTGTGGAAGTCGCCGTCGATGCAGGTGAACCGGTCGGCCACGCCCCGTTGCGCCAGCAGCCGGCGGGCGATCGCGTTCACCGGTGCCCAGTCGAGCTGGGTGGCCCGGGCCGCCGGGTTGAGCCCCAGCCAGATCGCCGAGTAGATGCCCGAGCCGCCGCCGATGTCCAGGATCGAGACGGCACCGGCGTCGGCCAGCCCCAGCAGGTCGGCGGCGGCGGTCGCGACCGGCACGGACTGCGCGGCGATGGCCGGGACCACCTCCTCCCAGTGCGGGTTGTCGGCGACCTCCACCGCGGCGTCCGTCACCGGGCCGCCGGCGCGGACCACCTCGGGCAGCGCGGCCAGGCTGCCCATGTGGGTCAGCTTGAGCCGGGCGAAGCTGCTCAGGCAGGTGGGCTGGCCCTCGACCAGGTAGGCCGCCGCCTCGGCCGTGTTGCGGTAGCCGGCCCCGTGCGACTCGACCAGCCCGAGACTGACCAGCCCGTCGAGCAGGGTCTGCGCGCCCCGCTCGGAGATCCCGGCCCGTTCGGCGATCCGCTCGGCGGTGTCCGCGCCGGAGGCGAGGTGGGTGAAGAGCGCGTGGCTGGCCGCCGCGCCCAGGATTCCGGTGGCCCAGTAGCCGTTGATCAGCTGCATGATCCGCTCGGGCGTCGGCTGGCTGCTGGTCATGCTGCCCCCTCCTGGGTGCCGTGCGGGCGCGCGTGGGTCCGCAGCGCGCCGCGCAGGACCTCGGCGACCCGGTCGACCTGGGTCATGGTGAGTTCGGCGTGCATCGGGATCGCGAGGTTGCGCGCGAAGAGGTCCGCCGACACCGGGCACTGCTGCTTGGCCTCGTACACCGGTTGGCGGTGGCACGCCCAGGTGCCGTGCCCGGCGCCGATGCCCTGCGCCCGCAGGTCGGCGGCCAGGCCGGCCCGGTCCACCCGGGGGTCCAGCGTGACCAGGTAGGACTGCCAGGCGTGGGTGCGGTCCGCCGGGACGTGCGGCAGGGTGAGCAGATCCTCGCCGGCGAGCCGCTCGGCGTAGCGGGCCGCGACGGCCCGGCGGCGCTCCAGCAGCTCCTCCACCCGGTCGAGCTGGACCTGCAGGATCGCCGCGGCGATGTCGGACAGCTTGTAGTTGTAGCCGACGTCGGTGAACACCGGGATCGGCAGCCCGACGACCTTGGCCTGCTCGAAGATGCTGCCGATGCCGAACGACGAGCGCAGCCGCGCGTCGGCCGCGTGCGCCGGGTCGGTGGTCAGCAGCGCCCCGCCCTCGCCGCTGGTGGCGCCCTTGCGGCCGTGGAAGGAGAGGCAGCCGATCGGCGCGAGGGCGCCGGCCGGGCGACCCCGGTACGTCGCGCCCACCGCGCAGGCGGCGTCCTCGACGAGGAACAGGCCGTAGCGCTCGGTGATCGAGGTCAGCTCCGCGTAGTCGGCGGGCAGTCCCACCGTGTCCACCGCGATCACGCCCACCGTCCGCGGGCCGATCAGGTCCGCCACCGCCTGCGGATCCACCGTGCCGGTGTCGGCGCGTACGTCGGCGAAGACCGGCACCGCGCCGACGTAGCGCACCGCGTGGGCGGGCGCCGGGAACGTGTAGTCGGCGACGATCACCTCGTCGCCCGGGCTCACCCCGAGGGCGAGCAGCGCCAGGTGCAGCGCGGCGCCGCAGTTGCTGACCGCCACGGCGTCGCCGACCCCGTAGCGCTCGGTCAGCCGGGCCTCCAGCGCGGCGCCGCGCGGGCCCTGGCCGGCGGGCCAGCCCGAGGCGAACACCTCCGCCACGGCGGCCAGTTCGCGGTCGCCCAGACTCGCGTGTACCAGGGGAATCGTGTCCATCGTGGGCACCTTCCGCTACGCCCCGCGCGCCGCGGGGGAGTTCTGGGGGACCGGCGGGCCGTAGCGCAGCGGCGTGATCTGCTGGACGTCGTAGCTGTCGCGCAGCTTCTGCACGGCGTCGGAACTCACCGTCCGGCCGGCCGAGAAGATCTCGCAGATCTCCTCGAAGTAGCGCTCGTGGTCCGGTGACGGGTAGCTCTGGAACAGCATCCGCGCCGGCTTGTCGGTGGAGTTGCGGAAGGCGTGCGGAGTGCCCGGCGGGATGAACATGCAGCTACCCGCGCTCGCCCGCACGGCCCGGTCGCCGGCGGCGGACTTCCAGTCGTACCAGCTTTCCTCGGTACGGTCGACCGGCTCGAACGCCAGCAGGTCGAGTTCTCCGTCGAGCACGTAGAAGAACTCCTGCGACCGTTGGTGGGTGTGTGCACCCACATCGAATCCGGGCGGCACCACGACCTCGAAGAACGAAATCGAGGAGCCGTCCGCCCCCGTGACCTTGAAGGTGACTTCCTGCGCTTTCGTGACGAGTTTCCGGCCCGCGCCGGGCGGGACTATCAGACCGCTCATTCGATAAAGCCCTTCCTTCGCGACCGCGGTGACGACTCGATCCCCGCGTTCATTTGGGACGCTTCCTCGTCGGCCGGGGGGAATCGTGCCTGGAATAGGTCAGGGGATCGCCCCCGGTGAGCTGGTCCGGATCATCCGGCGGGTCGGCCCGCCAGCTTCCCACCGCCATTTCGGCGGTGATTCCGGGACCGAATCCGGCCACGATGCCGGTGGCGCCCGGCATCGGCAGGTCCTCCTCGAACAGGCGGCGCAGCGCGTCGAGAACGACCGCGCTGGCGATGTTTCCGTACTCGGTGAGCGTGGCCCAACTGTGCCGGAACATCTTGCGGTCGAGGTCGAGAAACCTGCTGAGGTCGTCGAGGATCCGCGGCCCGCCGGCGTGGATGATGTAGAAGTCGAGATTGCCGATGTCCCAGCCGTGCTCCGTGACGAGCTGCCGCAGGACCGGCGCGAGCGGTTCCATGGTGCCGGGCACCCGGCGGTCGAGCTGGAAGTGGAATCCCGTGGCGCGCACGGCGTAGGAGATCCACTCCTCGGTGTTCGGGATGAGGTAGGAGCCGTTGCGCTCCAGCGTCATGCCGGTGCCGCCGCTGCCGCGGACCACGGCGGCGGCCACGGCGTCGCCGAACAGGCCGTCGGACAGCAGCGAGCCGATGCCGTCGTCGACCGGCTGGTAGCACAGCGAGCACATCTCGCAGGCCACGATCAGGACGTTGCTGCCCGGGTGCGCCATGCAGAAGTCGTGTGCCCGGTTGATCGCGGCGCCGCCGGCCGCGCAGCCCAGCTGGGCGATCGGGATCTGCCGGGTGTCGGACCGGAACCCCATGTTGTTGATCAACCAGGCGGTCAGCGACGGCATGAGGAACCCGGTGCACGACACGTAGATGATCGCGTCGATGTCGCGAGCGGCCAGGCGGGCGTTCGCCAGGGCCTTCTCGATGACCTCGGGGCACCGCTTCTTCGACTCCAGTTCGTAGATCCGGTTGCGCTCCTCGAAGCCCGGGTGCCGGAGCGTCTCCTCGATCGGTTGAACGATGTGCCGCTTCCGGACTCCGGTGTTCTGGATGAGCCGAAGTGCCAACGGGAGCTGCGGCTTTCCGGCGTGCACTCTTTCGGCAAACTCCAGGGTCTCTTCCATGGTGATGACATATTCCGGAACGCTTACCGACGGCTTGCACAACGTTGGCATGTCTGGAATCTACCTTCTGTAGAGTTTACCTTCTGTCACGGAAAAACTCGTTGTCTCCCGGTGCTCGTAGCGAGGTCAGCGGTAACGCCGATGCCACCGGCGCCCGTTCGCCTGCGGCATACGTCCAGTACCGTCGCGCATCCAGCTTGTCATCGGCTTGGTGCCAGCTTGGTGCGTCCCTGCGGCGGTGCGCCACCGAAAAGGCGCCGGCAAAGGTGGCCGAACCGGGGCGATTCCGGGGGCCGTCACCCGGTCGTGGCGACGGTTCGCCGATCGGCCCGACACCGGGATCGGCGCATCGGCGCGGCGGCGAAATGACATTGGTGGCGATAACTTCGTGCGGCGTTCGCCAAGACGGCGCCAAGTCCACACCAAGCGGCACCGGTCGGGACGCCGTCACCGCTGCCAGGCGCCCTCGGTGGCGGTCGCCGAGCGGGGATCGCCGGGCCGCCGGGTGGGGCCGGGCGACGGGGCCCCGTTCCGGTCGCAGGGGACCCGGCCTGCGGTTGCCGCGGCGCGGCGCTCGCGCGGTCGGGACCGGCGGTGCGCCGGCCGGCGAGGCTGCCCCGCCGGCGCGCCAAGCCGGCGCCAACCCGCGGAACAGTCGCAGCCAAGTCCGGTGCCCGATGCTCTGGGGCACCATCCGCAACCTGATTGATTCCGCGCCGGCTGGCGTCACCTCGGTGCTGTTGCGCGGGTCCGCGCCGCCGGGTCAGCGACAGCCCGCACACATCCATCGGACACCCGTAGGGAGGCGGTCCGGATGACGGGCTTCATGATCCACAAATCGCTCCGGAAGCACGGCCTGTATCTCGGCATCGTGCCGGAGACGGCCGCGGCCAGGAACAGCTCGGCGCTGGTCATCCTCGACCACGACCTGGACGTTCTCCCCGAGGCCGGGCGGCGGCTGACGGCGGCCGAACTCGCCGACCACGTCGACGACCTGGCCGGTCGGCTGTGGGCGGCCGGGCTGCGCCCCGGCGAACACATCGCGATCCACAAGGGCGCCAACTCCGACGTCTGGGTGCTGGCCACCGCGGCGGCGCGGATCGGAGCGGTTCCCGTGATGCTGTCGCCCGCCCTGGACGGCGCGACCGTCGCCGCGCTGCTGGGCCGGCTGAACCGGCCGAGCCTGCTCACCGACGCGCGCAAGCTCGACACGCTCGCCGAGCAACCGCTGGCCGACATCACCAGGCGGGTGCTCATCGTGGCCGGGCAGCGGCCCGGCGCCACCTCGCTCGCCGACCTCGCCGGGTCGCCGCGGGTGCAGTCGGTGTTCCGCCCGCAGGACGAGGCCGCGCTGATCACCCACACGTCCGGCACCACGGGGCTGCCGAAGCTGGTCGTGCACACGCCACGGACCATGGCCGCCCGGCTCACCCCGCAGTGGTGGCTGCTGTCGCTGATGCGCAAGCCCGAGACCGTCGCGATCCACATCTCCTTCGTGCACTCGCGGATGTTCGCGGCCATGGCGCTGGCGCTGCTCAAGGAGATGCCGGTGCTGCTGATGAACGAGTCCGATCCGGACGAGGTGGCCAGGCTGTTCCTCAAGCACCGGCCCGGCTTCATCGAGGCGCTGCCCAACTCGCTGATGGAGTGGGAGGGACTCACCGGGGACCCGCGCAAGCCGTTCGCGTCGGTGAAGTACTTCAGCAGCACGTTCGACGCCATGCACCCCCGGACGATGAGCCGGCTGATCAACTCGTCCGACCGGCGGGGCGCGCTGTTCTTCCAGATCTACGGACAGAGCGAGGTCGGGCCGGCCGTCGGCCGGGCCTACTTCCGCAACTCCGCGCACAAGGCGAACGGGCGGTGCGTCGGCTGGGCGATGCCCGGTTGCGCGAAGGTGCGGGTGGTGAGCCGGGACGGCAACCCGCCGTCGGAGACCAACCCCGGGTTCATCGAGGTCGGCTGGGTGGGTCTGGCCAAGACCTACCACGCCGAGCAGGACCGGTACGACGCCAACCGGTTCGGTGACTGGTGGCGCACGGGGGATGTCGGCTACCGCACCAGGTTCGGCTGTGTGCACATGCTCGACCGGGAGGTCGACATGATCCCCGGGCTGCGCAGCATCCTTGAGGTCGAGGACCGGGTGCTGAGCCGGCTGAGCGAGCTGAGCGAACTGGTCGTGGTGCCGGGTCCGAAGTCGCAGCCGATCCCGGTGATCTGCACCAACGAGGACCAGCCGCTGGACCGGGAGCGGTGGCGTGCCGCGGTCGTCGAGTTCCCGCAGTTGGCCGACCCGATCCAGATCCCGATGGCCGAGCTGCCCCGGACCGCCACGATGAAGGTGCGGCGGATCGAGCTGTCCCGCCGGCTCCAGGAGCAACTGGGGGAGCGGGCCTAGGCACAGACACCAGCACCCGGAGACAACCAACTCGAAAGGGATCCGTGCAATGACGCCAGAGGCCACGCTCGCGCGCTTCCGCGAATACATGGTGGGACCCTCGCGGTTCATGACCCTGCTGTCCTGTTTCGAGCTCGGCATCGTCGATGCGCTCCGGGAGAACCCGGGCATGACCGCGGCCAAGCTCGGCGCCGCCGTCGGCGCCAAGCCGGACGCCGTGGA is a genomic window containing:
- a CDS encoding aromatic prenyltransferase, which codes for MSETAQLAGLYSAIAESAQLLDVPCPHDTVWPILTAYGTSLAQSVIAFRVATGTRNAGDLDCRFMMLPKDVDPYDVAVSRGLLARTGHPSDALLSDLREHCPIDCYGIDFGVVGGFKKTWSFFPADDMQHLSTLAAIPTMPASLGRNLDFFARYGLEDKGSLIGIDHRARTMNVYFGTPPAECFTAASMRSMLRDLDLPAPSEQLVRLGEQAFGIYVTLSWDSPRVERICFAVMTPDPTALPVDLDPTIEHFIKNAPHDPEDRRFVYAITASPSGEDHKLQSYYQWRPKMLGVMLLADAADDLG
- a CDS encoding class I SAM-dependent methyltransferase is translated as MTSSQPTPERIMQLINGYWATGILGAAASHALFTHLASGADTAERIAERAGISERGAQTLLDGLVSLGLVESHGAGYRNTAEAAAYLVEGQPTCLSSFARLKLTHMGSLAALPEVVRAGGPVTDAAVEVADNPHWEEVVPAIAAQSVPVATAAADLLGLADAGAVSILDIGGGSGIYSAIWLGLNPAARATQLDWAPVNAIARRLLAQRGVADRFTCIDGDFHSTGFGTARYDIAVYSHIAHQEGPEDNVAMFAKIRGALKPGGTLVICDFVVDDDRGGPPFALMFGAEMLLKSKQGGTWRRADYRGWLAKAGFEEVSFEPTPSPATLVIAR
- a CDS encoding DegT/DnrJ/EryC1/StrS aminotransferase family protein; this encodes MDTIPLVHASLGDRELAAVAEVFASGWPAGQGPRGAALEARLTERYGVGDAVAVSNCGAALHLALLALGVSPGDEVIVADYTFPAPAHAVRYVGAVPVFADVRADTGTVDPQAVADLIGPRTVGVIAVDTVGLPADYAELTSITERYGLFLVEDAACAVGATYRGRPAGALAPIGCLSFHGRKGATSGEGGALLTTDPAHAADARLRSSFGIGSIFEQAKVVGLPIPVFTDVGYNYKLSDIAAAILQVQLDRVEELLERRRAVAARYAERLAGEDLLTLPHVPADRTHAWQSYLVTLDPRVDRAGLAADLRAQGIGAGHGTWACHRQPVYEAKQQCPVSADLFARNLAIPMHAELTMTQVDRVAEVLRGALRTHARPHGTQEGAA
- a CDS encoding cupin domain-containing protein, whose translation is MSGLIVPPGAGRKLVTKAQEVTFKVTGADGSSISFFEVVVPPGFDVGAHTHQRSQEFFYVLDGELDLLAFEPVDRTEESWYDWKSAAGDRAVRASAGSCMFIPPGTPHAFRNSTDKPARMLFQSYPSPDHERYFEEICEIFSAGRTVSSDAVQKLRDSYDVQQITPLRYGPPVPQNSPAARGA
- a CDS encoding type III polyketide synthase, translating into MEETLEFAERVHAGKPQLPLALRLIQNTGVRKRHIVQPIEETLRHPGFEERNRIYELESKKRCPEVIEKALANARLAARDIDAIIYVSCTGFLMPSLTAWLINNMGFRSDTRQIPIAQLGCAAGGAAINRAHDFCMAHPGSNVLIVACEMCSLCYQPVDDGIGSLLSDGLFGDAVAAAVVRGSGGTGMTLERNGSYLIPNTEEWISYAVRATGFHFQLDRRVPGTMEPLAPVLRQLVTEHGWDIGNLDFYIIHAGGPRILDDLSRFLDLDRKMFRHSWATLTEYGNIASAVVLDALRRLFEEDLPMPGATGIVAGFGPGITAEMAVGSWRADPPDDPDQLTGGDPLTYSRHDSPRPTRKRPK
- a CDS encoding class I adenylate-forming enzyme family protein; the encoded protein is MTGFMIHKSLRKHGLYLGIVPETAAARNSSALVILDHDLDVLPEAGRRLTAAELADHVDDLAGRLWAAGLRPGEHIAIHKGANSDVWVLATAAARIGAVPVMLSPALDGATVAALLGRLNRPSLLTDARKLDTLAEQPLADITRRVLIVAGQRPGATSLADLAGSPRVQSVFRPQDEAALITHTSGTTGLPKLVVHTPRTMAARLTPQWWLLSLMRKPETVAIHISFVHSRMFAAMALALLKEMPVLLMNESDPDEVARLFLKHRPGFIEALPNSLMEWEGLTGDPRKPFASVKYFSSTFDAMHPRTMSRLINSSDRRGALFFQIYGQSEVGPAVGRAYFRNSAHKANGRCVGWAMPGCAKVRVVSRDGNPPSETNPGFIEVGWVGLAKTYHAEQDRYDANRFGDWWRTGDVGYRTRFGCVHMLDREVDMIPGLRSILEVEDRVLSRLSELSELVVVPGPKSQPIPVICTNEDQPLDRERWRAAVVEFPQLADPIQIPMAELPRTATMKVRRIELSRRLQEQLGERA